One segment of Vagococcus martis DNA contains the following:
- a CDS encoding YibE/F family protein has protein sequence MSVNLVLFMVLIFLLWYFQQRKGVLTLITLAINLAMLFVMILCINLGFSPIVLTILTSILISANNLFNINGYNDSTKSAFISSTFVIFLMVLPILFVTSTLHLQGIPLEGLMEMDMYSLHIGVSFIDLSVAVLLMTVVGAINDIAISITSSMIEIKEQLPDLSLSEWKKSGLTVGKDVLGPTINTLIFAAIGSQFALLIWVFDLKYSLTQLVNSKLIVTEWVAIIFSGISIAITIPITIFLLTKQVND, from the coding sequence ATGAGCGTTAACTTAGTATTATTTATGGTTTTGATTTTTTTATTATGGTATTTTCAACAACGTAAAGGTGTCCTTACTCTTATCACACTAGCTATTAATTTAGCCATGTTATTTGTCATGATTTTGTGTATTAATCTAGGATTTTCACCAATTGTTTTAACGATTTTAACATCGATCTTAATTAGTGCAAATAATTTATTTAATATCAATGGGTACAATGACTCAACTAAATCTGCTTTTATTAGCAGTACCTTTGTCATCTTTTTGATGGTCTTACCGATACTTTTTGTTACCTCAACGTTACATCTTCAAGGAATTCCCCTTGAAGGCCTAATGGAGATGGATATGTATTCCTTACATATTGGAGTATCTTTCATTGATTTAAGTGTCGCTGTATTATTGATGACCGTCGTCGGAGCGATTAATGATATCGCCATTTCTATTACATCTTCTATGATAGAAATCAAAGAGCAACTACCTGATTTGTCATTATCAGAATGGAAAAAATCTGGTCTAACTGTTGGAAAAGATGTCTTAGGACCAACTATTAACACATTAATTTTTGCAGCGATTGGTAGCCAGTTTGCCTTATTGATTTGGGTATTTGATTTAAAGTATAGTCTAACACAGCTAGTGAATAGTAAATTAATTGTGACAGAGTGGGTGGCGATTATTTTTAGTGGCATTAGTATTGCCATCACCATCCCTATCACTATTTTTCTACTCACAAAACAAGTTAATGATTGA
- a CDS encoding ABC transporter ATP-binding protein, with translation MVKRFFSYYRPYKTLFIIDFTCAIIAALLELSFPVIVNQVIDKIMPLKNIRLILLVSAALFGFYIINTVLQYVVVYFGHKLGVNIETDMRNELFTHLQKQPYDYYDNQKTGKLMTRLTSDLFEISELAHHGPEDVFITIMTLVGSFLLMYQIHAQLAFATAVMVPFITIALVFFNKKMTKVNTTIYENLGEFNAGIEASVSGIRVTQAFANEEHEVTRFAGLNELYRKSKLAFYKTMAVSSSYNYLMIRLINLFALLFGSYYTIRGDITNGNFVGFILLSNVFARPIEKINTMIESYPKGFAGFKRFVEEIDKEPSIQDSDTAVDLKPVTGNIEYRDVSFSYSDGTQVFDNLSLDIKSGETVAFVGPSGAGKTTLCHLLPRFYDIDSGDILIDGQNIQDVTLKSLREQIGLVQQDVFLFPGTLKENILYGKLDATEEDVLEAVKLAHLEQVIEGLPDGLNTVIGERGVRLSGGQKQRVAIARMFLKNPSILILDEATSALDTETEQVIQESLGSLAKGRTTLIIAHRLATIKDATRIVVVDTTGIVESGTHEELMQKQGAYKKLYDAQFRN, from the coding sequence ATGGTAAAACGATTCTTTTCGTATTATCGACCGTATAAAACATTGTTTATTATCGATTTTACATGTGCGATTATCGCAGCATTACTTGAATTATCATTTCCAGTGATTGTTAATCAAGTGATTGACAAAATTATGCCACTGAAAAATATCCGATTGATTTTATTAGTGAGTGCGGCATTATTTGGGTTTTATATAATTAATACGGTATTACAGTATGTCGTGGTTTATTTTGGACATAAGTTAGGGGTTAATATCGAAACGGATATGCGTAATGAGTTGTTTACGCATTTGCAAAAACAACCTTACGACTATTATGACAACCAGAAAACAGGAAAGTTGATGACACGTTTAACGAGTGATTTATTTGAAATTTCAGAGTTAGCGCATCATGGACCAGAAGATGTGTTCATCACGATTATGACGCTTGTAGGGTCATTTTTATTAATGTATCAAATCCATGCACAATTAGCGTTTGCAACAGCTGTGATGGTACCGTTTATCACAATTGCATTAGTTTTTTTCAATAAAAAAATGACAAAAGTTAATACGACGATTTATGAAAATCTAGGCGAGTTTAACGCAGGGATTGAAGCCAGTGTGAGTGGGATTCGAGTGACACAAGCTTTTGCCAATGAAGAACATGAAGTCACTCGTTTTGCTGGATTAAATGAATTGTATCGCAAATCAAAGTTAGCTTTTTATAAAACAATGGCAGTGAGTTCATCATATAATTATTTGATGATTCGTTTAATTAATTTATTTGCTTTATTATTTGGGTCTTACTACACGATACGTGGGGACATAACCAATGGGAATTTCGTTGGGTTTATCTTGTTATCAAATGTGTTTGCTAGACCAATTGAGAAAATCAATACTATGATTGAGAGTTATCCAAAAGGGTTTGCCGGATTCAAGCGATTTGTTGAAGAAATTGACAAAGAGCCTTCTATCCAAGATAGTGACACGGCAGTGGACTTAAAACCAGTGACAGGAAACATTGAATACAGAGATGTTTCATTTAGCTACAGTGATGGCACGCAAGTATTTGATAACTTATCTTTAGATATAAAATCAGGTGAAACAGTGGCTTTTGTTGGGCCAAGTGGAGCAGGAAAAACGACCTTATGCCATTTATTACCACGCTTTTATGATATTGATAGTGGTGATATTTTGATTGATGGGCAAAACATTCAAGACGTTACATTAAAATCATTGCGTGAACAAATTGGATTAGTCCAACAAGATGTCTTTTTATTTCCTGGAACACTTAAGGAAAATATTTTATATGGAAAATTAGATGCAACAGAAGAAGATGTGTTAGAGGCCGTGAAACTCGCTCATTTAGAACAAGTCATAGAGGGCTTACCTGATGGATTAAACACAGTAATTGGTGAACGTGGTGTGAGGCTATCAGGCGGACAGAAACAACGTGTGGCGATTGCTCGTATGTTTTTAAAGAATCCATCTATTTTAATTTTAGATGAAGCCACATCAGCCCTTGATACTGAAACAGAGCAAGTGATTCAAGAGTCACTAGGTTCACTGGCTAAAGGACGCACGACTCTAATCATCGCACACCGTTTAGCGACAATTAAAGATGCGACTCGCATTGTTGTCGTTGATACAACAGGTATCGTTGAAAGTGGCACACATGAAGAATTAATGCAAAAACAAGGAGCATATAAAAAATTATATGACGCACAATTTAGAAACTAA
- a CDS encoding sensor histidine kinase: MVYFLQISTLLNISFSYLVINKSILKNKKIIPLLLFIIGMIMAIGMTAVTYQFFDRLLFFFLLYLLTVKSQKDNHVFLSAIIVLASFLIPIVLSDLTIKIVRLFRYFGWSMDIGLIISELFLYLLIYVVSVLVRDKVIPFIQSRKKEKVTVGCLLMLYVGSESYEIYRYYVGTEVPVLVSIIIIMAFAVLIYTSMQSISNSQELRLEVEKQALEMKYMNEYAKETTRQYNEIRKFKHDYVNILSSLDYFIQLQDMDKLSHYYQEVIRPTQERLDTNSFNFKELSNIKSDELKSILAIKMLLAKDQGVLVQMEVPDVIPNNLPVDFVVLIRMIGILFDNSIEEVVHIPDGKIEVGLFSLDDDYLFVIKNPIRDNTLSLHQLEVEGFSTKGDNRGLGLSNLRELSKREKYLMLETSMTDKHFIQKIIINSGGK; encoded by the coding sequence ATGGTTTATTTTCTTCAAATATCAACGCTATTAAATATATCGTTTTCTTACTTAGTGATTAATAAATCTATTTTAAAAAATAAAAAAATTATCCCACTGTTATTGTTTATAATAGGGATGATTATGGCAATAGGAATGACAGCTGTGACGTACCAGTTTTTTGATCGTTTACTTTTCTTTTTTTTACTATATCTGTTGACTGTCAAATCACAAAAAGATAATCACGTGTTTTTGTCAGCAATCATTGTTTTGGCGTCCTTTTTAATTCCCATAGTTTTATCAGATTTAACCATAAAAATCGTTCGCTTGTTTCGCTATTTTGGATGGAGTATGGATATAGGACTGATAATTTCAGAACTATTTTTGTACCTTCTTATCTATGTGGTAAGTGTACTAGTAAGAGATAAAGTTATTCCGTTCATTCAATCTAGAAAAAAAGAAAAAGTCACGGTTGGTTGTTTATTAATGCTTTATGTAGGATCAGAGTCATATGAAATATACAGATATTATGTTGGGACAGAGGTACCAGTTCTCGTCAGTATCATCATTATTATGGCGTTTGCTGTATTGATTTATACGTCTATGCAATCTATATCAAATAGTCAAGAACTTAGGCTAGAAGTCGAAAAGCAAGCATTAGAAATGAAGTACATGAACGAATACGCGAAAGAAACGACAAGACAGTACAATGAAATCAGAAAATTTAAACATGACTATGTTAATATTCTATCTTCATTGGATTACTTTATTCAGTTACAAGATATGGATAAACTATCTCACTACTATCAAGAGGTTATTAGACCAACACAGGAACGACTGGACACAAACTCTTTTAACTTTAAAGAACTTTCAAATATTAAGTCTGATGAATTAAAAAGTATTCTGGCAATCAAAATGTTGCTTGCAAAAGACCAAGGTGTATTAGTTCAAATGGAAGTGCCAGATGTCATACCAAATAATTTGCCAGTGGATTTTGTGGTACTCATAAGGATGATAGGCATACTATTTGATAATAGTATAGAGGAAGTCGTTCATATACCAGATGGAAAAATAGAAGTTGGTTTGTTTTCATTAGATGATGATTATTTATTTGTCATAAAAAATCCGATTAGGGATAACACTCTATCTCTGCATCAATTAGAAGTCGAAGGATTTTCAACTAAAGGTGACAACAGAGGACTTGGTTTATCAAATTTAAGAGAATTGAGTAAACGAGAAAAATACCTCATGTTAGAAACATCTATGACAGACAAACACTTTATCCAAAAAATAATCATCAACTCAGGAGGTAAATAG
- a CDS encoding DEAD/DEAH box helicase — translation MKWSIPEKVIEEGRECAKEGRVVSWSKNLERRVWYAEVIGSDMLYVELDGTAKEDDVCQCMYWEQHGYCKHTVAVELAMREQGVSRFIPRTELKETDVPKVISPAVVFTKGFERLQEAELRKLIRQTDDLFLTYGIDIVPTSEYHDEQSVLGLHLRIGRRDTPNKTYVVKNMDEFLEAYKQDRELRISTINWKVGATAFNSEDNALIRSMLAMKEQQTLVVNSRLQAKSVIDRRYLILNRQVASQLFDEFKHDKSFMIKGLGSQVKRAVIHQGKIPLTVTLSPVGLSDYELTIIDPFIVFLEEYQWLVGTDGFYELTEEQASSYQVLNQMLKRLDKPTIYYTKDQVSSLFSYVLPQLALLCDFELPESLDDEVLRYPLDIKLYFHKEEDSLVVRVDFCYGDYVFSNDPKYSTSIGEEGAVLRDKVQEERLLTLLRHYGYGTYAQKYSKTFPNDLERFYFFTREIPTFEKYTTVHLSDDIKVLYLTADEHQPKARIIENGSWFDIQFDISSVDETEVNDVLSSLMQNKEYHQLRNGQVLMLDDEAYKETNQMLRLLREDIRLDGNRLEVPTYRSLVLSEAMTQLSDVETSDYFETMVDELTHPEKVEVSLPTKLNATLRDYQLTGFKWFKTLSKYHFGGILADDMGLGKTIQTIAYLLSEKEDGELTKPSVIVAPASLLYNWKLELEKFAPSLKSKLIIGGKEERNAQIASLDDVDVAIISYSTLRQDSTEFRKIDCHSVILDEAQMVKNSATKTFQSISGLKSDRVFALSGTPIENRLEELWSLFKLLMPGFFPPKRRFKQLETTEIATMIKPFVLRRVKKEVLQDLPDKVETDRYSQLTEEQKTVYVAYLKQIQESMSQLNEKDFNKQRMSILAGITRLRQICCHPGLFIDDYQGGSGKLDQALDLIEQAKSNGRRVLLFSQFTGMLSILEDELAKRDVGTFYLRGSTPVKERQELVERFNRGEKDVFLISLKAGGTGLNLTGADTVILYDLWWNPAVEEQATGRAHRIGQTKKVEVWRLLAEGTIEERMNQLQLEKKALFQKVLHSEDAPELSSMTMDDIKHILAIGDED, via the coding sequence ATGAAGTGGTCCATACCGGAAAAAGTAATAGAAGAAGGACGGGAGTGTGCCAAAGAAGGCAGGGTTGTCTCTTGGTCTAAAAATCTAGAAAGACGTGTATGGTACGCTGAAGTCATCGGAAGTGACATGCTTTATGTTGAACTAGACGGAACAGCTAAAGAAGATGATGTATGCCAGTGTATGTATTGGGAACAACATGGTTATTGCAAGCACACAGTAGCAGTAGAACTTGCAATGCGTGAACAAGGGGTATCACGATTTATTCCTCGTACGGAATTAAAAGAAACAGATGTACCAAAAGTTATCTCGCCAGCTGTTGTTTTTACAAAAGGATTTGAACGACTGCAAGAAGCAGAACTTAGAAAGCTGATTAGACAAACAGATGATTTGTTTTTAACATATGGAATAGACATTGTCCCAACGTCTGAGTATCATGATGAACAATCCGTTTTAGGACTCCATTTAAGAATCGGAAGACGAGATACACCAAATAAAACGTATGTTGTAAAAAATATGGATGAATTTTTAGAAGCATACAAACAAGACAGGGAACTGCGGATTAGCACGATTAATTGGAAAGTCGGAGCAACTGCATTTAATTCAGAAGATAATGCATTGATTCGTAGTATGTTGGCTATGAAAGAACAACAAACATTAGTTGTTAATAGTCGCTTGCAAGCTAAATCGGTGATTGATCGTCGATATTTAATTTTAAATAGGCAAGTAGCCAGCCAATTATTCGATGAATTTAAACATGATAAATCATTTATGATTAAAGGGTTGGGGTCTCAAGTGAAACGAGCGGTCATTCATCAAGGGAAAATTCCTTTGACAGTAACGCTCTCACCAGTTGGATTGTCTGACTATGAGTTAACGATTATTGATCCATTCATCGTGTTTTTAGAGGAATACCAATGGCTTGTTGGAACAGATGGTTTTTACGAATTAACTGAGGAACAAGCATCAAGTTATCAAGTATTAAATCAAATGTTAAAAAGATTGGATAAGCCCACGATTTATTACACCAAAGATCAGGTGAGTTCACTCTTTTCGTATGTTTTACCTCAACTAGCATTGTTATGCGACTTTGAATTACCCGAATCATTAGATGATGAGGTATTACGATATCCATTAGATATTAAGTTGTACTTCCACAAAGAAGAGGACTCATTAGTAGTACGCGTTGATTTTTGTTACGGTGATTATGTCTTTTCAAATGATCCAAAATACAGCACGTCCATCGGTGAAGAAGGAGCCGTGTTACGTGATAAAGTACAAGAGGAACGGTTACTGACATTATTACGTCATTATGGGTATGGGACTTATGCACAAAAATATAGCAAAACTTTTCCAAATGATTTGGAACGTTTTTACTTCTTCACAAGAGAAATTCCAACGTTTGAAAAATATACGACCGTTCATCTTTCAGATGATATTAAAGTCTTGTATTTAACAGCAGATGAGCATCAACCAAAAGCTCGTATTATTGAAAATGGGTCATGGTTTGATATCCAATTTGATATTTCATCTGTTGATGAAACAGAAGTCAATGACGTATTAAGTAGTTTAATGCAGAACAAAGAGTACCATCAGCTACGTAATGGTCAGGTGTTGATGCTTGATGATGAGGCATATAAAGAAACCAATCAAATGCTACGCTTGTTGCGTGAAGATATTCGTCTAGATGGTAATCGTTTAGAAGTCCCAACTTATCGTAGTTTAGTATTGAGTGAAGCTATGACACAGTTATCGGATGTTGAGACGAGTGATTACTTTGAAACGATGGTTGACGAGTTGACCCATCCTGAAAAAGTTGAAGTTTCCTTACCGACGAAATTAAATGCCACGTTACGTGACTATCAGTTAACAGGCTTTAAGTGGTTTAAAACACTTAGTAAATATCACTTTGGCGGCATTTTGGCTGATGATATGGGGTTGGGTAAAACCATTCAGACTATTGCGTATTTACTTTCAGAAAAAGAAGATGGTGAGTTGACAAAACCAAGTGTCATCGTAGCTCCAGCTAGTTTGTTGTATAACTGGAAACTTGAATTAGAAAAATTTGCACCAAGCTTAAAATCTAAGTTGATTATCGGTGGGAAAGAAGAGAGAAACGCACAAATTGCGTCACTTGATGATGTTGATGTGGCGATTATTTCTTATTCAACGTTACGTCAAGATAGTACAGAATTTAGAAAAATTGATTGTCACAGTGTGATTTTAGATGAAGCACAAATGGTGAAAAATTCGGCAACAAAAACGTTCCAATCAATCTCTGGGTTAAAATCAGATCGCGTATTTGCGTTAAGTGGGACACCGATTGAAAATAGATTAGAAGAATTATGGTCATTATTTAAATTATTGATGCCGGGATTTTTCCCACCAAAACGTCGATTTAAGCAGCTTGAAACAACTGAAATCGCCACAATGATTAAGCCTTTTGTATTACGTCGAGTGAAAAAAGAAGTCTTGCAAGATTTACCAGATAAAGTGGAAACAGATCGATATTCTCAATTAACAGAGGAACAAAAAACCGTGTACGTGGCTTATTTAAAACAAATTCAAGAATCAATGTCACAATTAAACGAAAAAGATTTTAACAAACAACGTATGTCGATTTTAGCCGGCATTACTCGTTTGCGCCAAATTTGTTGTCATCCAGGATTATTCATTGATGATTACCAAGGTGGCTCTGGGAAGCTAGACCAAGCTCTTGATTTAATTGAACAAGCTAAGAGCAACGGAAGACGTGTGTTGCTGTTTTCTCAATTTACTGGAATGCTAAGCATTTTAGAAGATGAGTTAGCAAAAAGAGACGTCGGTACATTTTACTTGCGTGGTAGCACACCGGTTAAAGAGCGTCAAGAATTGGTTGAGAGATTTAATCGTGGCGAAAAAGATGTTTTCTTGATTTCACTTAAAGCCGGTGGAACAGGATTAAACCTTACAGGAGCAGACACGGTCATTTTATATGATTTATGGTGGAATCCAGCCGTTGAAGAACAAGCAACAGGTCGAGCTCATCGTATCGGTCAAACAAAAAAAGTAGAAGTATGGCGATTATTAGCGGAAGGCACCATTGAAGAGCGAATGAATCAACTTCAATTAGAAAAAAAAGCCCTGTTTCAAAAAGTCCTTCATTCAGAAGATGCACCAGAATTGTCATCAATGACAATGGATGATATTAAACATATTTTAGCCATTGGTGATGAGGATTAA
- a CDS encoding LytR/AlgR family response regulator transcription factor: protein MVPIFICEDDAIQRHRLEDIIKKYVMIEDYDMEIVLSTDSPNDLLQYVDEHRDVRGLYFLDIDLGQEMNGVELGASIRKKDIYSRIVFITTHSELMTLTFTYKVEAMDFIAKDEPESIQKKVQECLQRVNEYHTSVTINEVDRIKLKINNQIRVFDLNDVMFFETTDNSHKLKLHLENSWIELYGSLNEIENLAEDFVRIHKSYVVNKRNIMTIDQKNRELTMSNGEKCMVSARKVKLLK from the coding sequence ATGGTCCCCATATTTATTTGCGAAGATGACGCGATACAACGACACCGTTTAGAAGATATCATCAAAAAATATGTAATGATTGAAGACTATGACATGGAAATTGTTCTATCAACAGATAGTCCGAATGATTTATTACAGTATGTAGATGAGCATAGAGATGTACGCGGACTTTATTTTCTAGATATTGATTTAGGTCAAGAGATGAATGGTGTCGAGTTAGGTGCATCTATTCGAAAAAAGGATATATACAGCCGGATAGTGTTTATCACAACACACAGTGAGTTAATGACACTCACGTTTACTTATAAAGTAGAAGCAATGGATTTTATTGCAAAAGACGAACCAGAGTCTATTCAGAAAAAAGTTCAAGAATGCTTACAGCGAGTGAATGAGTATCATACGTCAGTTACGATAAACGAAGTGGATAGAATAAAACTAAAAATCAATAATCAAATTCGGGTATTTGATTTAAATGATGTAATGTTTTTTGAAACAACAGACAATTCACATAAACTGAAACTACATTTAGAGAATAGTTGGATTGAGCTGTACGGTAGTCTTAATGAGATAGAAAACTTGGCAGAGGATTTTGTACGTATTCACAAATCTTATGTAGTGAATAAACGAAATATCATGACAATCGATCAGAAAAATCGTGAGTTAACGATGAGTAATGGTGAGAAGTGTATGGTGTCGGCTAGAAAAGTAAAACTATTGAAATGA
- a CDS encoding YibE/F family protein, whose amino-acid sequence MLKKYSWKVLSVVMLLLNAWWIFQTFQYDHYQEPLGKITMVKKVEKTDTVDEHQNKDIISTQQIHLTLLSTENKGKELTILNKFSQSRIKDQEYKIGDLVFLSIKDNDFSQATIIDSKRDTGLAILMLGFVLLLIVIGRKSGVASLIGLLINTGLFYLLLILYEHVSSQSLIWLSLLFFPIIVTSTLIVSNGWNQKTKISILTTLCSTLITFVLGVSIITLLKHKGLRYEEMELITRPQHVLFISSLLIGTMGASMDISITLSTAMNEIAQRHKQLTPQSLYQSGIQVGSEVIGPMINIMFFSYLSGSIPLILIFLRNDMSFNYTFPISLSLEMTRALIGSIGIILTIPITSYIASIFLTRGNQHER is encoded by the coding sequence TTGTTAAAAAAATATAGTTGGAAAGTTCTTTCTGTGGTCATGTTATTATTAAATGCTTGGTGGATTTTCCAAACATTTCAATACGACCACTACCAGGAACCACTTGGTAAAATAACTATGGTTAAAAAAGTAGAAAAAACCGACACCGTAGATGAGCATCAAAACAAAGATATTATCTCTACCCAACAAATCCATCTCACTCTTTTATCTACAGAAAATAAAGGAAAAGAGCTAACTATTTTAAATAAATTTAGCCAATCACGAATCAAAGATCAAGAGTATAAAATAGGTGATTTAGTCTTTTTGTCTATTAAAGATAACGATTTTTCACAAGCAACGATCATTGACAGTAAACGTGATACTGGATTAGCAATATTGATGTTGGGATTTGTTTTACTACTGATTGTGATTGGGCGAAAAAGTGGCGTAGCATCATTGATTGGGTTACTTATCAATACGGGACTATTTTATTTACTTTTGATTCTGTATGAACATGTATCAAGTCAATCACTCATTTGGCTTTCTTTATTATTTTTCCCGATTATTGTCACTAGTACACTAATTGTCTCAAATGGCTGGAACCAAAAAACAAAAATTTCGATACTCACCACTTTATGTAGCACCCTTATCACCTTTGTTCTTGGTGTCAGTATCATTACTTTACTAAAGCATAAAGGACTACGATATGAGGAGATGGAGCTAATAACTAGACCGCAACATGTCTTATTTATCTCAAGTTTATTAATTGGAACAATGGGTGCTTCCATGGATATTTCGATTACATTAAGCACTGCCATGAACGAAATCGCTCAAAGGCATAAACAATTAACACCTCAATCATTGTATCAATCAGGGATTCAAGTTGGTTCTGAGGTCATTGGGCCAATGATTAATATCATGTTTTTTTCTTATTTAAGTGGATCGATTCCTTTAATTTTGATTTTTTTAAGAAACGATATGTCGTTTAACTATACGTTTCCTATTTCTCTCTCTCTTGAAATGACACGTGCGTTAATTGGCAGCATTGGGATCATCTTGACTATTCCCATCACCAGTTACATCGCCAGTATCTTTCTAACAAGGGGGAATCAGCATGAGCGTTAA
- a CDS encoding DNA-3-methyladenine glycosylase I, with amino-acid sequence MVIIKRCEWANSNDLEKQYHDNEWGTPNYDDATLFESLILESMQAGLSWSTMLKKRDTLRKAYDGFDVDKISQYTTDKVELLMNDEGVIRHRLKIQATISNAQSFKLIQNEYGSFSDYIWSFVDFKPIKTHWETIKSVPSSTELSDKISKDLKSRGFKFLGTTTVYAFMQSVGLVDDHVVDCFRRTGITN; translated from the coding sequence ATGGTTATCATTAAACGATGCGAATGGGCAAACAGCAATGATTTAGAAAAACAATACCATGACAATGAGTGGGGCACACCAAATTATGATGATGCTACATTATTTGAATCACTCATTTTAGAAAGTATGCAAGCAGGATTAAGTTGGTCAACAATGTTAAAGAAAAGAGACACGTTAAGAAAAGCCTATGATGGGTTTGACGTGGATAAAATTAGTCAGTATACGACAGATAAAGTGGAGTTATTGATGAATGATGAGGGTGTGATTCGTCACCGCTTAAAAATCCAAGCAACAATTAGTAACGCACAATCTTTTAAACTTATACAAAATGAATATGGAAGCTTTAGTGATTACATTTGGTCATTTGTTGATTTTAAGCCAATTAAAACCCATTGGGAAACAATTAAGTCAGTTCCTTCATCTACCGAACTCTCCGATAAAATCAGTAAAGACTTAAAATCGAGAGGATTCAAATTTTTAGGTACGACAACCGTTTATGCTTTCATGCAGTCAGTCGGGCTTGTTGATGATCATGTGGTTGATTGTTTTAGACGAACGGGTATCACTAATTAA